A genomic stretch from Petrimonas mucosa includes:
- a CDS encoding DUF4372 domain-containing protein, producing the protein MNKSTYFFGQSVFGQLISMIDSGIIARNSKRHKADHYVKRFMAKDHLISMLFCVFAKCSSLREVAGAMLGLSGKTRHF; encoded by the coding sequence ATGAACAAAAGTACTTATTTTTTCGGACAATCGGTTTTCGGACAGCTCATATCTATGATAGATTCAGGAATCATCGCTCGAAACAGCAAACGCCACAAGGCTGATCATTACGTGAAACGTTTCATGGCCAAGGATCACCTCATAAGCATGTTATTTTGTGTTTTCGCCAAATGCTCCTCCCTGCGAGAGGTGGCGGGCGCAATGCTCGGTCTTTCAGGCAAGACCAGGCATTTCTAA
- a CDS encoding IS1634 family transposase — MGKRVIEIKAKNGTVYLYEDESYWDREKGYSTHKRTCIGKKGADGEAIYNTYYRNREKMHQLAAEVKKPNEVSNTTFVGETMILDKVTRDTGVSRVLTESFGENDARKIIALSYYQICRGKALSNAEDWLEQRGLGNMGLSSQRVSELLERLKQDKVSTFFQLWAGEHAEKGSQLFDLTSVSTYGKRNPYAEYGYNRDRENLEQINLALLTSCGSGLPMWYQVLPGSMSDKVILDQVLSMMKKMEVPRFTFVGDRGFYSDYNLELLSREGYKFTIPVPSNVAWQKKLIAEHRDTLVRPGNLIEQNGSIMYGKTIYKTTSAHGRTWYHLYFDPARKDKIIASFMQKLRALKDELEADKLVESHRTMYERYFIVKETPVRGRSVNYNDEAIQEFINSDSCYWVLISTSAKTAVQALEQYRERNGVELYFDDEKNLLDLRRLKNHSEQTIKGKIFVTFISLIILARLRKMVGQIDKKKRKHWSEQDMLRKVETYARVHFEGKYKDVYSTPTAAQRLVFDLLEIPYTFKGKERTSGREL, encoded by the coding sequence ATGGGAAAAAGGGTCATCGAGATCAAGGCGAAGAATGGAACGGTATATCTCTACGAGGATGAGTCATACTGGGACAGGGAAAAGGGTTACTCAACGCACAAGCGCACCTGTATTGGCAAGAAGGGGGCAGATGGTGAGGCTATTTACAACACTTACTATAGGAACCGGGAAAAGATGCATCAACTAGCCGCAGAGGTAAAGAAGCCCAACGAGGTATCCAACACCACATTCGTTGGAGAGACGATGATACTTGACAAGGTGACCCGGGATACTGGTGTTTCACGCGTTTTGACCGAGAGCTTCGGGGAAAATGATGCCCGCAAGATCATCGCGTTGTCTTACTACCAGATATGTCGGGGGAAGGCATTGAGCAACGCGGAAGACTGGTTGGAGCAGCGCGGTTTGGGGAATATGGGGTTGAGTTCACAAAGGGTATCCGAATTGCTCGAGAGATTGAAGCAAGACAAGGTGAGCACGTTCTTTCAACTCTGGGCGGGGGAACACGCGGAAAAAGGGAGCCAGCTATTCGATTTGACCAGCGTGAGTACCTACGGCAAACGAAACCCTTACGCGGAGTACGGGTACAACAGGGATAGGGAAAACCTCGAGCAAATCAACCTGGCACTGCTGACCTCGTGTGGGAGCGGGCTGCCTATGTGGTACCAGGTGCTCCCCGGGAGCATGTCCGACAAGGTGATCCTGGATCAGGTGTTGTCGATGATGAAGAAGATGGAAGTCCCAAGGTTTACCTTCGTGGGTGATCGCGGTTTTTATAGTGACTACAACCTTGAGCTGTTGTCACGCGAGGGCTACAAGTTCACCATCCCGGTGCCGTCCAATGTCGCATGGCAAAAGAAATTGATCGCGGAACATCGCGACACACTTGTGCGCCCGGGGAACCTGATCGAGCAAAATGGGAGTATCATGTACGGGAAGACCATCTACAAGACTACCTCTGCTCATGGCAGAACCTGGTATCACCTGTATTTTGACCCCGCGAGAAAAGACAAGATCATAGCCTCTTTCATGCAAAAGCTAAGGGCTTTGAAAGATGAGCTGGAAGCAGACAAGCTTGTAGAATCACACCGGACGATGTATGAGCGTTACTTCATCGTCAAGGAGACCCCCGTTCGGGGCCGGTCGGTGAATTATAACGATGAGGCGATACAGGAGTTCATCAACAGTGACAGTTGTTACTGGGTACTGATCTCTACCTCAGCCAAAACGGCGGTTCAGGCACTGGAACAATACCGGGAGAGAAACGGTGTGGAATTGTACTTCGATGATGAGAAGAATCTCCTGGACTTGAGACGCCTGAAGAACCATAGCGAGCAGACGATCAAGGGTAAAATTTTCGTGACCTTCATCTCTCTGATCATCCTTGCAAGGTTACGAAAAATGGTGGGCCAGATTGACAAGAAGAAACGCAAACACTGGTCTGAACAAGATATGTTGCGCAAGGTGGAAACTTATGCAAGGGTTCACTTCGAGGGAAAATACAAGGATGTGTACTCCACACCCACCGCGGCTCAGCGACTAGTCTTCGACCTCCTGGAGATACCATACACCTTCAAGGGTAAGGAAAGAACATCGGGAAGAGAGCTGTAA
- a CDS encoding MBL fold metallo-hydrolase, protein MRIDILDISFEHDGTSQAIYPVIIQDKENMLLVDAGYPHQIELFEEASKQNEIKLDKLTHIIITHHDFDHTGSLAEFKRRYPAESSSKCNLH, encoded by the coding sequence ATGAGAATAGATATTTTAGATATAAGCTTTGAGCATGATGGTACATCGCAGGCCATATATCCTGTTATTATTCAGGATAAAGAAAATATGCTCCTGGTTGATGCAGGGTATCCTCATCAGATTGAACTGTTTGAGGAGGCATCAAAACAGAATGAGATCAAACTGGATAAGCTAACACATATCATCATAACGCATCACGATTTTGATCATACTGGATCGTTAGCGGAGTTTAAAAGGAGATATCCGGCAGAGTCAAGCAGCAAGTGCAATTTACATTAA